The following proteins come from a genomic window of Balearica regulorum gibbericeps isolate bBalReg1 chromosome 9, bBalReg1.pri, whole genome shotgun sequence:
- the CHST2 gene encoding carbohydrate sulfotransferase 2, translating into MKVCRRKALALCLGYALLLLLAALNLLEYKWRREPRRCGEPPAAPRHRPPPPPPPPPAGSRGPVGARRQLVYVFTTWRSGSSFFGELFNQNPEVFFLYEPVWHVWQKLYPGDAVSLQGAARDMLSSLYRCDLSVFQLYSTAGAGKNLTTLGIFGAATNKVICSSPLCPAYRKEVVGMVDDRVCKKCPPQRLSRFQEECHKYRTLVIKGVRVFDLAVLAPLMRDPTLDLKVIHLVRDPRAVASSRIKSRHGLIRESLQVVRSRDPRIHRMPFLDAGHKLGGKKEGGGGSDYHALGAMEVICSSMAKTLQTALHPPDWLQGNYMAVRYEDLVVEPIKTLRQVYGFVNLAVSPEMEKFALNMTSGPGYSSKPFVVSARNATQALSAWRTALSYQQIKQVEEYCHQPMALLGYERVGSPEDVKDLSRTLLRKPRL; encoded by the coding sequence ATGAAAGTGTGCCGGCGGAAGGCGCTGGCGCTGTGCCTGGGCTACgcgctcctgctgctcctcgcCGCCCTCAACCTGCTGGAGTACAAGTGGCGGCGGGAGCCGCGGCGCTGCGGAGAGCCCCCGGCTgccccccgccaccgccccccaccgcctccgccgccgccaccgGCCGGGAGCCGCGGTCCGGTGGGCGCCCGGCGGCAGCTGGTCTATGTCTTCACCACCTGGCGCTCGGGGTCATCCTTCTTCGGGGAGCTCTTCAACCAGAACCCCGAGGTCTTCTTCCTCTACGAGCCGGTGTGGCACGTCTGGCAGAAGCTGTACCCCGGGGATGCCGTCTCGCTGCAAGGAGCGGCCCGCGACATGCTGAGCTCCCTGTACCGCTGCGACctctctgtcttccagctctACAGCACGGCGGGCGCCGGCAAGAACCTCACCACGCTGGGCATCTTCGGGGCGGCCACTAACAAGGTCATTTGCTCCTCGCCCCTCTGCCCGGCCTACCGCAAGGAGGTGGTGGGCATGGTGGATGACCGGGTGTGCAAGAAGTGCCCCCCGCAGCGCCTCAGCCGCTTCCAGGAGGAGTGCCACAAGTATCGCACGCTGGTCATCAAGGGTGTCCGTGTTTTTGACCTGGCCGTCCTCGCCCCACTCATGCGGGACCCGACCCTAGACCTCAAAGTCATCCACCTGGTGCGGGACCCCCGGGCTGTCGCCAGCTCCCGCATCAAGTCCCGGCATGGTCTCATCCGGGAGAGCCTGCAggtggtgaggagcagggaccCCCGCATCCATCGCATGCCCTTCCTTGATGCCGGCCACAAGCTGGGTGgaaagaaggagggggggggtggctCGGACTACCATGCCCTGGGTGCCATGGAGGTCATCTGCAGCAGCATGGCCAAGACCCTGCAGACTGCCCTGCATCCCCCTGACTGGCTGCAGGGCAACTACATGGCTGTGCGCTATGAGGACCTGGTGGTCGAGCCCATCAAGACCCTGCGGCAGGTATACGGCTTTGTCAACCTGGCAGTTAGCCCAGAGATGGAGAAGTTCGCCCTCAACATGACCAGCGGCCCCGGCTACTCCTCCAAGCCCTTCGTGGTGTCGGCCAGGAACGCCACCCAGGCGCTGAGCGCCTGGAGGACTGCGCTCAGCTACCAGCAGATCAAGCAGGTCGAGGAGTATTGCCATCAGCCCATGGCCCTGCTGGGCTATGAGAGGGTTGGCAGCCCCGAAGATGTGAAGGACCTCAGCAGAACGTTGCTCAGGAAGCCGCGGCTGTGA